aaaacgcagctggctaaactatttagaaaaggcgggtttgttcaggacacccccgtctgtcactAGCAATGacgacgcagtgattagtgacgattctctccgaccaatcagtagtctgcaggttttcacgtcaccttttggtatcgcctcagctcacttggaacctcgacggaggtgatgcTACAAAAAAGTACCTGTCAGCTGGTACCagagactttttttcataatggaaaacccaaAAAATTTGAGTAGGcagcgagtcgagcaggtaccacatAATGAATAAACGccaagtgtctcccctgtgctttctgaccatggtgggaaatctgtagcaggaaaagttaaccctctccttgatttcatcttttttttttggagaaggagaaccagagaATGAGTAGGGGGGAATGCAACGCAATAAgcgtcgccgcgacgtgtagttacatttttcgagaggtgcacgtcaggctacggcgtagggtccaaCGTAGGTTTGTGTCTCCACACAACTACTTACGTAGCCACAGcatagattttacgcagaagtatacAGTAAATCAAGCTTTAGGCGCACCACTAAAGCCGTTTTTGGGCAGTACCTAAGCCGAATGAATATGAAATCTTTGTGAGCATCAAGACTAACTAAATGACTTGATTAAATGACTctgatctaatgattgtagtcggTCCCAGTGGATTTCTTTAGCAGGTTTTTGTCTGCTAtctttccaacgttttagacacagatgtgGTAATGAAGATGGATCCTGTTCCAGACCTCTGACTTGCCACCCATGTAGCTCATTTGTTCAGAGAATAGGTCTGACGTCTAATAACTGTTGTTTGCCACCGTTGGTGAATTAATTGACCCTATAATCAGAGCTTTGTTTATGGGATTAAGAAAATGCGTCATCTTCCTGAGCCAGAGGCAGAAACACAGCTGTATAAGTCGTTCCAAGTCAACTTACAGAAATAACGTATGACTAAGGTCGATGACCACAACGTGGTATTTCTAATGAGTGAGTACAGTATTTACTGACCGTGTGCAGGAATTTATTTCTGATTTCCAGCATTTGTGTCGACTTGAAATCCGCCAACTTGAAGAAAAAATGTCTGACTGATTGAATGTAGTAAATTGAAAAGGCAACTCATTCAGATTATCAGGCTACTGAAGATGCAGATTTGATCAACTTTTGATTCGCATGGAATTTAGACCACAGACGACCTCcgtaattattacaaattagtagaggtccccaggtaatactagtcctgTGCAAATAGGGCTTTATTATCTCAAGATAATAAGAAACATTCTCAAAATATACAAGTCATTGCGAGATTGTGTCATTATTTTAAGATACTAAGGCCTACAGGATCCTTCTCTTTTTCATCACAAGGCAAAGTTTtgatcttattttttattttattttactggtggaaatgggcttccatacCTTTACGTGTGCAGGCTGGTGAAAAAAACGATTTAATTGTTTAATAATGATGTACTATAGAATACCCACTTTGTTGCTTTGCACTTGGAATGTTAGTGAGGGTCCTCCTAGTGTGGGGTCcgggacccccaggggtccttgagggggttccagtttttttttttttcactataattccatccataagtaacacaatgacagaatgtattaCTAATTGGTCATGGggttcatacactttctgtaataaaacattaaaaagcaaaagTCCTATCAGATGCGGGACCTTGGGACGAAATCTCATCAAATGGGGGGgtctgtggtctaatttgtgtcagtttaggggacCTTGACGTGAAaatgtttgggaaccactggtatagagcatgtgtctgtctcttttgttGGACACTCACTTGCCTTTTTAAAGATGAGGCGTAtacttcctgttttgttttaaaggatGTCTGAGATCATATGTCTTTTTTCACGTTTACTTCCTTCCTCTGTGCTCCCTCCCTGTCTTTCTCCCATcattcctcttttctctctctcaccctccctTAGGTTTTTGATAATTATGCAGTGACAGTGATGATCGGCGGCGAGCCATACACTCTAGGACTGTTTGACACTGCAGGTAAACAATAAAATACTGTGTATTACAAGGTGCAGCAACAGGAACAGTTGTAGGAACAATAATATGTATAGCATTTGTAGAAAGCTGTGAGTTTAGTGTCCGGAAATAGGAGAGAAACGGTTTCATCTCCTTCATTGACAACCGTCACGATGCCCTTGTTGCCGTTGCAGACGACCGTGGCTATGCTTTAGCTTTACCTGCTACATGTTGTCCGTCGTGTGTGTCGTTTGCTGTTGATCCGAGTGCTTGtgtgtctccccctgcaggtcAGGAGGACTACGACAGGCTGCGACCCCTCAGCTACCCTCAGACCGACGTCTTCCtcgtctgtttctctgtcgtaTCGCCTTCctcttttgaaaatgtcagaGAGAAGGTGAGTTTGTGTGGTTGAGTCATTTAGTCAGTGTCAGTTTTGGCTTTTGGGTTTGAAACATAACCGACTAAACAAAAGGTTGTATGTAGATGCAGggtagggccctatcttgcacccggcacagcacggcgcaaagcccgacacaagtgtctttgatatttgtccagcgcccgcgtcgtttaaatagcaactGCACCTGCgaccatctgtgcgcccatgggcgtgctggtcttacagggagaagtgttcaggtgaattcttggcgtattgctatcttgaggcagcggaaagtgagcgcgccattgaccaacaaaagcctggtctaaagtcagtagcgcagcatttcattgttattttaacaacgcattagtaaaatgtgcctaggctcatGCACAGAGCGCGCACACTGCGCTTGttgcacacacagggacacaaacatgcaaaagattacaaattaaaaatattacggtgcaaatcctccatcatgcgccaaggtacaaacgcacctggcttttaaagggaatgggagatgacactgattggtttattgcacccaaaacacacctatgattaatgaagacactaagtacaacccttttgaaccacgcgcccggcgcacggagccttttttccgccgtcaaactagcaaaagtggatttggacacgccctaaacgcacctgcgccaggcgcttcacgccctgcgcttagatcgttaaaatagggcccacagTGTTTTTCAGAAGAAAACAGCAGACTTCATATGCAAAAGAGTTTAGATCTAATATAAAACTTCTTCtctcatttgtgttttttttcccaacctTAAAATGTCTATAACTTTCCAATAAAGGTATCCAATTTTGTTGACTGGGGATggggatttagtttttttgacatcTTAACAACAAAGGAAAAGTGAAAACATGCATAGAACACAAAACTGTCATAGAGACAGATGTACTAATCatttttattcaacaaagacaaacttTACTGTGACTTTGTTCCTGACAGGTGTTAATCCAGACTCCCAGATGAAATGCCTCATCCTTCTTTGTCCGTGCGTCTCTCTCTTCACAGTGGGTGCCGGAGATTTCACACCACTGCCCGCGGACGCCCTTCCTGCTGGTCGGGACTCAGGTGGATCTGAGAGATGACAGCAACACTCTGGAGAAACTGGCCAAGAACAAACAGCGAGCTCTGACCTGTGAGAGCGGAGAGAAACTGGCCCGTGAGCTGAAGGCCGTCAAATATGTGGAGTGTTCAGCTCTCACGCAGGTACACCGAgaggcagtgttgtagtcaagaccacctaaaccgaggccaagtcattaccaagaccagagtgtatcgagaccgagactttgaggggttgagaccaagaccagaccaaacaactgaaactAGATccctgaaacatacagtatatacacaactaGCTAATATTCGCTAAATCCCTTTTGGGTGAGGGGTGAAGAGATTTCTGAAGAGTTTTGTTGCAGAGGCAGATTGGTAACGTTAGGGCGTGGCAGTGCatcttctgctacttgggcggagtgatttgctcgcagcacacgagaagccccgtggtgaggagcagagagtaacaacggtgcttttcaggtgttgcgctaatcactgcgcccaagtagcagaagtagcagctgcttcgcctttctgagaatatagttcccagtatgtgtacggttagaagatggctgtgtctcatgtgaccttgttatttgtacacgctgtgtctatacaaatcacaacatgtaaataggaacatgttggcgttattttgtcacgtattgggagcagtaggctagatggagccggttacctccaggatctgtgctaagctaggctagtggtaggtgcgtcagacagagttacgacacgcacggagatgagaagggtatgtatggacttatctaactctgggggatacggggaataagctaaagtcccaataagttggcgtgttcctttttaaaGAGATCgaagcacacacaaacgcacaagtataaacttcaggtcacttacgtaggctacggcgaaagctctgcgtggagcctctgcacgaccataaatcacgcttaagttGCATGTTAAGTGCTGTCGGCTCCCTCTGTAAGTGATTTTGTAGTACagtggttctggagaaagctacaagcagcaatacaggaCGCAAAGCAATCGGCCCATTCCAAACGGGCATGTTTTGAACGGGCACGGCACTAGTAGCTACAAAGAGGAAAACGTAGCTTAACagtgtttctctcttttctgtctctttgtcagAGAGGACTGAAGAACGTGTTTGACGAGGCCATCCTGGCAGCTCTGGAGCCTCCCGACAACAAACCCAAGAAGCGCTGCGTCCTGCTATAGATGCCActagatggaggaggaggaggtggaggtggacgGAGGGGAAGAGATGAACCCAGgcgggaagagagggaggagggagggtgtGGAGGTGGACGAGGTAGAGACACATGTTTAAACAGTGCCTTCAGCCGTAGTGGCTTAATGTGGGTGTGGAGACGGGCTCTCGACAGGCTTTGTTTTCATCCTAGATACGTGTCGATTGTAATATGACTAACACATGTGAACAACACTCCTCACTAACCAGGACACGGGGTTTTAATTAATTATAGGAGGAGGCAGGTTGAGCAATAGAGAGGGTTGCGCCTCAGACGCCTTAAGATACAAAACGGTGGATGGAGTCACGGTTACAGCTGAACTGCCAACCGCCTTCTCAAAATGATGACATTTCTCAAAAGATTTCTGCTCTAGTCAAACGTTCAAGAATTGTATAAAATGGCTGAAAAAGATCACGCTGCCGTCTTTCATTTATTGAAATTTCTGGTGAGGCTGAACTGCTGTGGATGTGCTTCCTGCAGCGGTTTGGAAAGTCTGGACATTGAAATTAAACTGACTGGTTACAAGTacttttacatgcacactaatactCCACTATttttccgaatatgacaatattctgaattttaTACGGGTCATGTCTACAGCATATTCCATTTGGACATTCTGAATGAGCCCTTTTTCCGatttagcattttccgattaagacacgtgggatatgccggtattattcgggttttaggagcatttggaatatgcgtctcaatcagggttttttaCCGCAGTTTGCGCCATTGCGCCATAAATGGGCGCAGAGGAAGGAAGTAAACGTGAAAAAAGACATATGATCTCAGACattctttaaaacaaaacaggaagtaTACGCCTTATCTTTAAAAAGGCAAGTGAGTGTCCaacaaaagagacagacacatgctctataccagtggttcccaaacattTTCACGTCAAGgtcccctaaactgacacaaattaggccacagacccccccccccccaaaaaaaaacttttataatATCATATTATGTTGGCTGTGGTTGTTGTAAACAAACCAGCCAGCCAACAGTTTTTAaggctgcggtagagatgcatggccAAAAGAAAAGCCCACATCTCTGGTtggaaggagaaacacagatcattttaaacattacgaaagacttggatatcaacaggtttacGACCTTTTCCGGAAGGTaaatgaaggaatgaaagagggaggctgtgttcgcatggtccaacaagtccgccaaccttgaaaaaaaaaatcctattttccacatctgcatgtaaacagaaataatagtgcaatattcactttcattagcttAGTCGGAATTTTGTCTTTTTCGCAATAAGGGCCTCaactggaatattatgtgcatgtaaacgtagtctgTGTCCCACTTGCAACTGATAGAAATGTGTCTGAACTCACAGTATACTAATGGTTAGAAAAAcgttctttaaaatgtaaaatatttgttattattattatattttaatccAAAGCAGGTTGCATTTGGAAAAGCTAGATACAAACTGCAAACTGCATTATTAGTTAATGagaccgataaccgatatttggaaccaatatgcattcattacactgaaaatgaaaatctttaagtcaaaattaagattttggaatgttacaaactccaacacaaaactttgtttaaatgcattgagcaattatttaatcagaaactttcaacataaccCACAGTAAGAGAGAGTCAGATattgttgtgggcgggacattaagtcagactcagtggtgagtaaaaccgaagcagagggacagacagagctggAGCCGAGCCAGAGTAGCGCACGTTTTAATTAATAGACTATCGGTtgtcaggcaaataaaacgctgatacagataatctgcaaacggCCAAAAAAACGGCCCGAGAATCAGTCTATCCCTAGTTAAAacgggtcagccctatgttcccacagccctatgttcccacatttctaagattcttCTTAAacttaggccctatgttagggttagggttacattccatctgtagtccattgctactggataataggttgggtgtaattggctaccaaattgggagaaagggggatcaaatctgatacgaatttatgaaaaaggaaatgtgggaacatggggcctaattttggaaaagaaaaaaatcttggaactgtgggaacataggcatgcTCCCGTTAAAGCTTGACCCGGTCGGTGAGCAACATTCCTTGCAGCTCAGCGGACCATCAGGGTCACGTTTCCCGGGGGGAAAAAGTGGTGACTGTAACCTGACTCCATCCATATCAGTGGAAAGAGATTCAGATTGCTTATAGCAGCGTCGGTTGATTAGAGTTT
Above is a window of Sander vitreus isolate 19-12246 chromosome 14, sanVit1, whole genome shotgun sequence DNA encoding:
- the LOC144528542 gene encoding cell division control protein 42 homolog → MQTIKCVVVGDGAVGKTCLLISYTTNKFPSEYVPTVFDNYAVTVMIGGEPYTLGLFDTAGQEDYDRLRPLSYPQTDVFLVCFSVVSPSSFENVREKWVPEISHHCPRTPFLLVGTQVDLRDDSNTLEKLAKNKQRALTCESGEKLARELKAVKYVECSALTQRGLKNVFDEAILAALEPPDNKPKKRCVLL